A genome region from Pseudomonas sp. N3-W includes the following:
- a CDS encoding tetratricopeptide repeat protein produces the protein MNRTGRTLALGCLLLLQPLLAHAQAGGNSLLIPAMGRCTLNTQPQDVTQALAACQKASDEGDAQAQYELGEFYYDGKNAPRDLNQALAYFEKASLQGHAQAQFKLGTMFFHGEGVPANNVQAYIVLKMAAVNGAEDALDTADEVAEKMPREDLETATQVLGQIFRKYLMELQSADGRTPFSPLP, from the coding sequence ATGAACCGCACCGGCCGCACCCTTGCATTGGGCTGCCTGTTGCTCCTTCAGCCCCTGCTCGCGCACGCACAAGCAGGTGGCAACTCGTTGTTGATCCCGGCGATGGGTCGCTGCACCCTCAATACTCAGCCGCAAGACGTCACGCAGGCTCTCGCTGCGTGTCAGAAAGCGTCGGATGAAGGGGATGCTCAAGCGCAATACGAGTTGGGCGAGTTCTACTACGACGGCAAAAATGCGCCCCGCGACCTCAATCAGGCCCTGGCCTATTTCGAAAAGGCCTCGCTGCAAGGCCACGCCCAGGCGCAATTCAAACTCGGCACCATGTTCTTTCACGGCGAAGGCGTACCGGCCAATAACGTTCAGGCGTATATCGTGCTGAAAATGGCGGCGGTCAATGGCGCTGAAGATGCGCTGGACACGGCTGACGAAGTCGCCGAGAAGATGCCTCGCGAAGACCTTGAGACCGCGACCCAGGTGCTGGGGCAAATCTTCCGTAAATACCTGATGGAACTGCAAAGCGCGGATGGGCGTACGCCGTTCTCGCCGCTGCCCTGA
- the thiE gene encoding thiamine phosphate synthase yields MKLRGLYAITDSQLLAGKFLSYVEAALEGGVTLLQYRDKSSDEARRLREAEALRDLCDRYKTQLIINDDAELAARLNVGVHLGQTDGPLTPARALLGRSAIIGSTCHAQLELARQAAKEGASYVAFGRFFNSNTKPGAPTCSLELLDQARSALHLPICAIGGITLENAAPLVAHGVDLLAVVHGLFGAESTAEVTRRARAFNQLFKS; encoded by the coding sequence ATGAAACTGCGTGGCCTGTATGCCATTACCGACAGCCAGCTACTGGCCGGTAAATTTCTGTCGTACGTCGAGGCGGCGCTGGAAGGCGGCGTGACCTTGCTGCAATACCGCGACAAAAGCAGCGACGAAGCCCGCCGCCTGCGCGAGGCCGAGGCCCTGCGCGACTTGTGTGATCGCTACAAGACCCAACTGATCATCAACGATGACGCCGAACTGGCCGCACGCCTGAACGTCGGCGTGCACCTGGGCCAGACTGACGGCCCGCTGACGCCCGCTCGCGCGTTGCTCGGTCGTTCGGCGATCATTGGTTCGACCTGCCACGCGCAACTCGAACTCGCCCGGCAAGCCGCCAAAGAAGGCGCCAGCTACGTCGCCTTCGGCCGCTTCTTCAATTCCAATACCAAACCCGGCGCACCAACTTGCAGTCTCGAACTGCTGGATCAGGCCCGCAGCGCCCTGCACCTGCCGATCTGCGCCATCGGCGGCATCACCCTGGAGAATGCCGCCCCGCTGGTGGCTCATGGGGTAGATCTGCTGGCGGTGGTGCACGGTCTGTTTGGCGCCGAGAGTACGGCTGAAGTGACACGCCGTGCCCGCGCCTTTAACCAATTATTCAAATCCTGA
- the miaB gene encoding tRNA (N6-isopentenyl adenosine(37)-C2)-methylthiotransferase MiaB codes for MAKKLYIETHGCQMNEYDSSRMVDLLGEHQALEVTARAEDADVILLNTCSIRERAQDRVYSQLGRWRELKLANPDMVIAVGGCVASQEGAAIRDRAPYVDVVFGPQTLHRLPEMIDAARATKLPQVDVSFPEIEKFDHLPEPRIDGPSAYVSVMEGCSKYCTFCVVPYTRGEEVSRPFDDVIAEIIHLAENGVREVTLLGQNVNGYRGTTHDGRVADLAELIRVVAAVEGIDRIRYTTSHPLEFSDSLIQAHADVPELVKHLHLPVQSGSDRILSAMKRNHTALEYKSKLRKLRAAVPGICISSDFIVGFPGETEKDFEQTMKLIEDVGFDFSYSFVYSQRPGTPAADLADDTPEALKKERLNALQHRLNQQGFEISRQMVGSIQRILVTDYSKKDPGELQGRTENNRIVNFRCDTPTLIGQFADVHIDAAQPHSLRGSLIQ; via the coding sequence ATGGCCAAGAAGCTTTACATCGAAACCCACGGTTGCCAGATGAACGAGTACGACAGCTCGCGCATGGTCGATCTGCTGGGCGAACATCAGGCCCTGGAAGTCACCGCTCGCGCTGAAGATGCCGACGTGATCCTGCTCAACACCTGCTCCATTCGCGAACGCGCCCAGGACCGGGTGTATTCCCAGCTGGGTCGCTGGCGCGAACTGAAACTGGCCAACCCGGACATGGTGATCGCCGTCGGCGGTTGCGTGGCCAGCCAGGAAGGCGCCGCCATCCGTGATCGCGCCCCGTACGTGGACGTGGTGTTCGGCCCGCAAACCCTGCACCGCCTGCCGGAAATGATCGACGCCGCCCGCGCCACCAAGCTGCCGCAAGTGGACGTCTCGTTCCCGGAAATCGAAAAATTCGACCATTTGCCCGAGCCACGCATCGACGGCCCGAGTGCCTATGTGTCGGTGATGGAAGGCTGCAGCAAGTACTGCACGTTCTGCGTCGTGCCCTATACACGCGGCGAAGAAGTCAGCCGGCCATTCGACGACGTGATCGCCGAGATCATCCATCTGGCCGAAAACGGCGTGCGTGAAGTCACGCTACTGGGGCAGAACGTCAACGGTTATCGCGGCACCACCCACGACGGGCGTGTGGCGGACCTGGCCGAACTGATCCGCGTGGTCGCCGCCGTCGAGGGCATTGACCGGATTCGCTACACCACTTCGCACCCGCTGGAGTTCTCCGACAGCCTGATCCAGGCCCACGCTGATGTGCCGGAGCTGGTGAAGCACCTGCACTTGCCGGTGCAATCGGGCTCGGACCGGATTCTCTCGGCGATGAAGCGCAACCACACCGCGCTGGAATACAAATCCAAACTGCGCAAACTGCGCGCCGCCGTGCCGGGCATCTGCATCAGCTCGGACTTCATCGTCGGCTTCCCCGGCGAGACGGAAAAAGACTTCGAGCAGACCATGAAGCTCATCGAAGACGTCGGTTTCGACTTCTCCTACTCGTTCGTCTATAGCCAGCGCCCGGGCACACCCGCTGCTGACCTGGCCGACGACACCCCGGAAGCGCTGAAAAAAGAACGCCTGAACGCCCTGCAACATCGCTTGAACCAGCAGGGTTTCGAAATCAGCCGACAAATGGTCGGTTCGATTCAGCGGATTCTGGTCACCGATTATTCGAAAAAAGACCCCGGCGAGCTGCAAGGCCGGACCGAGAATAATCGAATCGTCAACTTCCGCTGCGACACTCCTACCCTGATCGGCCAGTTTGCCGACGTGCACATTGATGCTGCGCAGCCGCATTCGTTGCGCGGGTCGCTGATCCAATAA
- the hemL gene encoding glutamate-1-semialdehyde 2,1-aminomutase — MSRSETLFANAQKHIPGGVNSPVRAFKSVGGTPLFFKHAEGAYVTDEDDKRYVDYVGSWGPMILGHSHPDVLDAVRKQLEHGLSYGAPTAMETEMADLVCSIVPSMEMVRMVSSGTEATMSAIRLARGFTGRDNIIKFEGCYHGHSDSLLVKAGSGLLTQGVPSSAGVPADFAKHTLTLPFNDIDAVDSMLAEVGQTVACIIVEPVAGNMNCVPPAPGFLEGLRTLCDKHGVVLIFDEVMTGFRVALGGAQTHYGVTPDLSTFGKIIGGGMPVGCFGGKREIMSHIAPLGPVYQAGTLSGNPLAMAAGLTTLRLISRPGFHAELTDYTSRLLDGLQQRADAAGIPFVTTQAGGMFGLYFSGADDIVTFDDVMSSDANLFKRFFHLMLEGGVYLAPSAFEAGFTSIAHGETELKLTLDAAERAFAALK; from the coding sequence ATGTCTCGTTCCGAAACGCTGTTCGCCAATGCCCAGAAACACATTCCCGGTGGCGTGAACTCGCCAGTACGCGCATTCAAAAGCGTTGGTGGCACGCCGTTGTTCTTCAAACACGCTGAAGGCGCCTACGTCACCGACGAAGACGACAAGCGTTATGTGGATTACGTCGGTTCCTGGGGCCCGATGATCCTCGGCCACAGCCACCCGGACGTGCTGGACGCGGTGCGCAAGCAGCTGGAACACGGCCTGTCCTACGGCGCCCCGACCGCGATGGAAACCGAGATGGCCGATCTGGTCTGCTCGATCGTGCCGTCGATGGAAATGGTGCGCATGGTCAGCTCCGGCACCGAAGCCACCATGAGCGCGATCCGCCTGGCCCGTGGTTTCACCGGTCGCGACAACATCATCAAATTTGAAGGCTGCTACCACGGTCACTCCGACAGCCTGCTGGTCAAAGCCGGCTCCGGTCTGCTGACCCAGGGCGTACCGAGTTCGGCGGGCGTACCGGCAGACTTTGCCAAACACACCCTGACCCTGCCATTCAACGACATCGATGCCGTCGACTCCATGCTCGCCGAAGTCGGCCAGACCGTGGCGTGCATCATCGTCGAGCCGGTGGCTGGCAACATGAACTGCGTGCCGCCAGCACCAGGTTTCCTCGAAGGCCTGCGCACTCTTTGCGACAAGCATGGCGTGGTGCTGATTTTCGACGAAGTGATGACCGGTTTCCGCGTCGCCCTCGGTGGTGCCCAGACACATTACGGCGTAACCCCGGACCTGAGCACGTTCGGCAAGATCATCGGTGGCGGTATGCCGGTGGGCTGCTTCGGCGGCAAACGCGAAATAATGTCGCACATCGCGCCGCTGGGCCCGGTCTATCAGGCAGGCACCCTGTCGGGCAACCCGCTGGCCATGGCTGCCGGCCTGACCACCTTGCGCCTGATCAGCCGTCCGGGCTTCCACGCCGAGCTGACCGACTACACCAGCCGCCTGCTCGATGGCCTGCAACAACGTGCCGATGCTGCCGGCATTCCATTCGTAACCACCCAGGCGGGCGGCATGTTCGGCCTGTACTTCAGCGGTGCCGATGACATCGTGACCTTCGATGACGTGATGTCCAGCGACGCCAACCTGTTCAAGCGTTTCTTCCACCTGATGCTCGAAGGTGGCGTGTATCTGGCGCCAAGTGCCTTTGAAGCCGGTTTCACGTCGATCGCCCACGGCGAGACCGAATTGAAACTGACGCTGGACGCTGCCGAGCGCGCCTTCGCCGCACTGAAATAA
- a CDS encoding hydroxymethylpyrimidine/phosphomethylpyrimidine kinase: MNIYSSRPVVLCLSGHDPSGGAGLQADIEALLAQGCHAAPTVTALTVQDTVNVTDFRVLDREWVLAQANAVLNDSEVAAVKLGMLGSLEMVDTVVELLSAHPHLPVVCDPVLRAGGGGRLGKDEVGYAMRERLLPLSIIATPNLPEARILAELPDGTADECAEKLLPFVKHLLITGGHGDEHEIHNRLYSRDGRRETFTCQRLPGSYHGSGCTLASALAGRLAQGENLASAVKTALDYTWRTLRDAEQLGKGQFVPRRLPLDFCS; this comes from the coding sequence ATGAATATCTACAGCTCTCGCCCCGTTGTCCTCTGTCTCTCCGGCCACGACCCAAGTGGTGGCGCCGGCTTGCAGGCAGATATAGAAGCCCTGCTCGCTCAGGGTTGTCATGCGGCCCCGACCGTCACTGCCCTGACTGTGCAAGACACCGTCAACGTCACTGACTTCCGCGTCCTCGACCGTGAGTGGGTGTTGGCCCAGGCCAACGCCGTGCTCAACGATTCCGAAGTCGCGGCCGTCAAGCTGGGCATGCTCGGTTCGCTGGAAATGGTCGACACCGTGGTCGAACTGTTGTCGGCGCATCCGCATCTGCCGGTGGTCTGCGACCCGGTACTGCGCGCCGGTGGCGGCGGACGCCTGGGCAAGGACGAGGTCGGCTACGCCATGCGCGAACGCCTGCTGCCCCTGTCGATCATCGCCACGCCCAACCTCCCCGAAGCCCGCATCCTCGCTGAGCTGCCCGACGGCACCGCCGACGAGTGCGCTGAAAAACTGCTGCCGTTCGTCAAACACTTGCTGATCACTGGCGGACATGGCGACGAGCACGAGATACACAATCGCCTGTACAGCCGCGACGGTCGCCGTGAAACCTTTACCTGCCAGCGTTTGCCCGGCAGCTATCACGGTTCGGGTTGCACCCTGGCCAGTGCCTTGGCCGGTCGTCTGGCACAGGGTGAAAACCTCGCCAGCGCCGTGAAGACTGCGCTTGACTACACATGGCGTACCCTGCGTGATGCCGAGCAACTGGGCAAAGGCCAGTTCGTGCCGCGCCGTCTGCCGCTGGATTTCTGTTCATAA
- a CDS encoding hybrid sensor histidine kinase/response regulator encodes MRYLLMLLLCLPLLASAVEFDETTQSLPLGRAMQVYEDADGQATIADVLAQAAAGNFKAHDKATLNAGYSRSAFWLKIDLHYHPGNPIAQRTWLLELAYPPLDHLDLYLADASGNYQLIRRTGDALPFASREISQNNYLFNLTFKLDQARTVYLRLQSEGSIQAPITLWSSTAYLEDQPLRLYVLGLIYGVLLGMLVYNLFIFLSVRDTSYLYYIFYIASFGLYQLSVNGAAAQYFWPNNPWWTNASTPFFIGCAGLFGSQFARSFLQTARHSRWLDRLLIGLIAFGAVVVGLSLMTSYALALRLATALALLFTVVIFAAGIFAWARGLRVARYFIIAWSAFLLGGVVNTLMVLGYLPNVFLTMYASQIGSAIEVALLSLALADRINAMREQQAQILFDAGQKLEVLNQQLAHSNKLKDEFLATLTHELRTPMNGVIGSLELMQTVEMNPELEQYQQTASGSARDMMRMVNGILTLTELQAGKLKAYPATFSLRGVVDALRLQFDANAASKSLDLKVDVTPGLPDRLSGDSAKLAQCLECLLDNAIKFTRVGGVALRVTGKLLDDGRHALSFAVIDTGIGFTDLDEATLYQRFFQLDGSMTREYGGLGVGLAICRQLVELLGGQLTHRSEPGRGSRFQLDVEFDLSVTEPLSIASVHGETSFQRLPQDCTVLLVDDNSINQLVMRGMLLKLGFRVRTADSGAAALDLLQREAVDAVLLDCQLPSMDGASVCCQIRALPGCAELPVFMVAQHVDREQCPTGGLIDYLSKPVKFEELQTALTRRILRYKHGKSAGN; translated from the coding sequence ATGCGCTATTTGCTGATGTTGCTGCTGTGCTTGCCCCTCCTGGCGAGCGCCGTCGAATTCGACGAGACCACCCAGAGCCTTCCCTTGGGTAGAGCGATGCAGGTTTACGAAGACGCCGATGGTCAGGCGACGATTGCCGACGTGCTGGCGCAAGCCGCTGCCGGAAACTTCAAGGCCCACGATAAGGCCACCCTCAACGCCGGTTACTCGCGTTCGGCGTTCTGGCTGAAAATCGACTTGCATTACCACCCCGGCAATCCGATCGCACAGCGCACCTGGCTGCTGGAACTGGCCTATCCGCCGCTTGATCACCTCGATTTGTACCTGGCCGATGCCAGCGGCAACTATCAGTTGATCCGCCGCACCGGCGATGCCCTGCCGTTCGCCAGTCGCGAGATCAGCCAGAACAACTATCTGTTCAACCTGACGTTCAAGCTGGACCAGGCGCGGACCGTTTACTTGCGCCTGCAAAGCGAAGGCTCGATCCAGGCACCGATCACCTTGTGGTCGAGTACCGCCTACCTGGAAGACCAACCCTTGCGCCTGTATGTGCTGGGCCTGATCTATGGTGTGCTGTTGGGGATGCTGGTCTACAACCTGTTCATCTTCCTCAGCGTGCGCGACACCAGCTACCTTTATTACATCTTCTATATAGCGTCGTTCGGTCTGTATCAGCTGTCGGTGAACGGCGCGGCGGCGCAGTACTTCTGGCCGAATAACCCGTGGTGGACCAACGCCTCGACGCCGTTTTTCATCGGCTGTGCCGGGCTGTTCGGCAGCCAGTTCGCCCGCAGCTTTCTGCAAACTGCCCGCCACAGTCGCTGGCTCGATCGCCTGCTGATCGGCTTGATCGCGTTTGGCGCGGTGGTGGTCGGCCTGTCGCTGATGACCAGCTACGCCCTGGCCCTGCGGCTGGCGACAGCCTTGGCGTTGCTCTTTACCGTGGTGATTTTTGCCGCCGGCATCTTTGCCTGGGCTCGCGGGCTGCGGGTGGCGCGCTATTTCATCATTGCCTGGTCGGCATTCCTGCTCGGCGGCGTCGTCAACACACTGATGGTGCTGGGTTATCTGCCAAACGTGTTCCTGACCATGTACGCCAGCCAGATCGGCTCGGCCATCGAAGTGGCGTTGCTGTCACTGGCCCTGGCCGACCGCATCAATGCCATGCGCGAACAGCAGGCGCAGATCCTGTTCGACGCCGGACAAAAACTCGAAGTACTCAACCAGCAACTGGCCCACAGCAACAAGCTCAAGGACGAATTCCTCGCCACCCTGACCCACGAACTGCGCACACCGATGAATGGGGTGATCGGCTCGCTGGAGCTGATGCAGACCGTGGAGATGAACCCGGAGCTGGAGCAGTACCAACAAACCGCATCCGGTTCGGCGCGGGACATGATGCGCATGGTCAACGGCATCCTGACCCTGACCGAATTGCAGGCGGGCAAACTCAAGGCCTACCCGGCAACGTTCAGCCTGCGTGGTGTGGTCGACGCTTTGCGGCTGCAGTTCGACGCTAATGCGGCAAGCAAATCCCTGGACCTGAAAGTCGACGTCACGCCGGGCCTGCCGGACCGCCTGTCCGGCGACAGCGCCAAACTGGCACAATGCCTGGAGTGCCTGCTGGACAACGCCATCAAGTTCACCCGGGTGGGCGGGGTCGCGCTACGGGTCACGGGCAAGTTACTGGACGATGGGCGGCACGCACTGTCTTTTGCGGTAATCGACACCGGTATCGGTTTCACCGACCTGGACGAGGCGACCCTGTACCAGCGTTTTTTCCAGCTCGATGGCTCGATGACCCGCGAATACGGTGGCCTCGGCGTCGGCCTGGCAATCTGCCGGCAACTGGTCGAATTGCTCGGCGGACAGCTGACACACCGTTCTGAACCCGGTCGCGGCAGTCGTTTTCAGCTGGATGTCGAGTTTGACTTGTCGGTGACGGAGCCGCTGTCCATTGCCTCGGTTCATGGCGAAACGTCTTTCCAGCGATTGCCCCAGGACTGCACGGTGCTGCTGGTGGATGACAACAGCATCAACCAGTTGGTCATGCGCGGCATGCTGCTCAAGCTCGGTTTTCGGGTGCGCACCGCCGACAGTGGCGCGGCGGCGCTCGACCTCCTGCAGCGTGAGGCCGTGGATGCGGTGCTGCTCGATTGTCAGTTGCCGTCCATGGACGGGGCATCGGTCTGTTGTCAGATCCGTGCCTTGCCGGGGTGCGCCGAGTTGCCAGTGTTCATGGTGGCGCAACATGTTGATCGTGAACAGTGCCCGACGGGCGGTTTGATCGACTACCTGAGCAAACCGGTGAAGTTCGAGGAATTGCAGACGGCGCTCACGCGTCGAATATTGCGTTACAAACACGGCAAAAGCGCCGGTAATTAG
- the ybeY gene encoding rRNA maturation RNase YbeY, with protein MLELDLQLATEAPAPSEADFRQWCELALRQRTADSEMTIRLVDEEEARELNFTWRQKDYATNVLSFPADVPDEFLDIPLLGDLVICVAVVEREAAEQGKELKAHWAHLVIHGCLHLLGYDHIEDEEAEEMEALERTLLAELGFPDPYADDETETSPIVTTKDSE; from the coding sequence ATGCTTGAGCTTGATCTGCAACTCGCTACCGAAGCGCCTGCCCCGAGCGAAGCCGACTTCCGTCAATGGTGCGAGCTGGCCCTGCGCCAGCGCACTGCCGACTCGGAGATGACCATTCGACTGGTCGACGAAGAGGAAGCCCGGGAGCTGAACTTCACCTGGCGGCAAAAGGATTACGCGACCAACGTCTTGTCGTTCCCTGCCGATGTACCCGACGAGTTTCTCGACATTCCACTGCTGGGCGATCTGGTGATCTGCGTGGCCGTGGTCGAACGCGAAGCCGCCGAACAAGGCAAGGAACTAAAGGCCCACTGGGCACATCTGGTCATTCACGGCTGCTTGCATCTGCTTGGTTACGACCATATAGAGGATGAGGAAGCCGAGGAAATGGAAGCACTGGAACGAACGTTGCTTGCAGAGTTGGGCTTTCCCGACCCGTATGCGGACGACGAAACCGAAACATCCCCCATCGTTACAACAAAGGATTCAGAGTAA
- a CDS encoding DUF1820 family protein, translating into MTKREAPIYKVIFLNQGQVYEMYAKQIYQSDLWGFLEVEEFVFGERTQVVVDPSEEKLKAQFEGVVRSFVPMHSIVRIDEVERLGTPKISEARGAVGNVMPFPMPMPEK; encoded by the coding sequence ATGACCAAACGTGAAGCCCCAATCTACAAGGTGATTTTCCTCAACCAGGGCCAGGTGTACGAAATGTATGCCAAGCAGATCTATCAAAGTGATCTGTGGGGCTTCCTGGAAGTGGAAGAGTTCGTCTTTGGCGAGCGCACGCAAGTGGTCGTCGACCCGAGCGAAGAGAAGCTCAAGGCGCAGTTCGAAGGCGTGGTGCGCAGTTTTGTGCCGATGCATTCGATTGTGCGCATCGACGAGGTCGAGCGCCTGGGCACGCCGAAAATCAGCGAAGCCCGTGGCGCGGTCGGCAATGTGATGCCGTTTCCGATGCCGATGCCTGAGAAGTAA
- a CDS encoding PhoH family protein yields the protein MNAPIEPHRFILEPFEARRFANLCGQFDEHLRLIEQRLTIEIRNRGNQFELIGEPKHTSSAENLLRRLYRETKGSELSPDMVHLFLQESAVEEMDNHSPAEPSVALRTKKGMIRPRGLNQLRYVKEILGNDINFGIGPAGTGKTYLAVACAVDALEREQIRRILLVRPAVEAGEKLGFLPGDLSQKIDPYLRPLYDALYEMLGFEYVAKLIERQVIEVAPLAYMRGRTLNNSFIILDESQNTTVEQMKMFLTRIGFGSTAVITGDITQVDLPKGTKSGLHHVIEVLKDVPGISFTHFKPKDVVRHPLVQRIVEAYERFENRVADEAPKDSRRDA from the coding sequence TTGAACGCACCTATCGAACCACATCGTTTCATCCTCGAGCCCTTTGAGGCTCGCCGCTTCGCCAATCTGTGCGGGCAATTCGACGAGCATCTGCGCTTGATCGAACAGCGCCTGACCATCGAGATCCGCAACCGCGGAAACCAGTTCGAACTGATCGGCGAACCCAAGCACACCTCCTCCGCGGAAAACCTGCTGCGCCGCCTGTACCGGGAAACCAAGGGTTCGGAGCTGTCGCCAGACATGGTGCACCTGTTCCTCCAGGAATCGGCCGTCGAGGAAATGGACAACCATTCCCCCGCCGAACCGTCCGTGGCGTTGCGCACCAAAAAAGGCATGATTCGCCCGCGTGGCTTGAATCAACTGCGCTACGTGAAGGAAATCCTCGGCAACGACATCAACTTCGGCATCGGCCCGGCCGGGACCGGCAAGACTTATCTGGCCGTTGCCTGCGCGGTAGACGCACTGGAACGCGAGCAGATTCGCCGCATCCTGCTGGTACGCCCGGCGGTTGAAGCGGGCGAAAAGCTCGGTTTCCTGCCCGGCGACCTGTCCCAGAAGATCGATCCTTACTTGCGCCCGCTGTACGACGCGCTCTACGAAATGCTCGGCTTCGAATACGTGGCCAAGCTGATCGAGCGCCAGGTGATCGAAGTTGCCCCGCTGGCTTACATGCGCGGGCGCACGCTGAACAACAGCTTCATCATCCTCGACGAAAGCCAGAACACCACGGTCGAGCAAATGAAGATGTTCCTGACCCGGATCGGCTTTGGCTCCACCGCCGTCATCACCGGTGACATCACCCAGGTCGACCTGCCAAAAGGCACCAAGTCCGGGCTGCACCACGTGATCGAAGTCCTCAAGGACGTACCGGGCATCAGCTTCACCCATTTCAAGCCAAAAGACGTCGTGCGCCATCCTCTGGTGCAGCGCATCGTCGAAGCCTATGAGCGCTTCGAGAACCGCGTAGCCGATGAAGCGCCAAAGGACAGTCGCCGCGATGCTTGA
- a CDS encoding HlyC/CorC family transporter, with amino-acid sequence MSEDRSSNGQKSWLGKLTQAFAHEPKNRQELLELLRDAHQNKLLDSEALAIVEGAIQVADLQVRDIMVPRSQMVSIKATQTPREFLPAVVDSAHSRYPVIGESHDDVMGVLLAKDLLPLILKENGDSFNIKDLLRPATFVPESKRLNVLLREFRANHNHMAIVIDEYGGVAGLVTIEDVLEQIVGDIEDEHDVEEDSYIKPLPSGDFLIKALTPIENFNEFFDSEFSDDEFDTVGGLVMSAFGHLPKRNEITEIGAYRFRILNADSRRIHLLRLTPIAR; translated from the coding sequence ATGAGCGAAGATCGATCGAGCAACGGGCAGAAGTCATGGCTGGGTAAGCTCACCCAGGCTTTTGCCCACGAGCCGAAAAACCGCCAGGAGCTGCTGGAGCTGCTGCGCGACGCGCACCAAAACAAGTTGCTGGACAGCGAAGCGCTGGCCATCGTCGAAGGCGCCATCCAGGTTGCCGACCTGCAAGTACGGGACATCATGGTCCCGCGCTCGCAAATGGTCAGCATCAAGGCGACCCAGACCCCTCGCGAGTTCCTGCCCGCCGTGGTCGACTCGGCCCACTCCCGCTACCCGGTCATCGGCGAAAGCCACGATGACGTGATGGGCGTGCTGCTGGCCAAGGACTTGCTGCCGTTGATCCTCAAGGAGAACGGCGACAGCTTCAACATCAAGGACCTGTTGCGCCCGGCCACTTTCGTGCCGGAGTCCAAGCGCCTGAATGTGCTGCTGCGTGAATTCCGCGCCAACCACAACCACATGGCCATCGTCATCGACGAATACGGCGGCGTGGCCGGTCTGGTGACCATCGAGGACGTGCTGGAACAGATCGTCGGCGACATTGAAGACGAACACGACGTCGAAGAAGACAGCTACATCAAGCCGCTGCCCAGCGGTGATTTCCTGATCAAGGCCCTGACGCCGATCGAGAACTTCAACGAGTTTTTCGACAGCGAATTCTCCGACGACGAGTTCGACACGGTCGGCGGCCTGGTGATGAGTGCGTTCGGGCACTTGCCAAAACGCAACGAAATCACTGAAATCGGCGCTTATCGCTTCCGCATCCTGAACGCCGACAGCCGTCGGATTCATTTGCTGCGCTTGACTCCAATTGCCCGCTAA